From the Bacteroidia bacterium genome, one window contains:
- a CDS encoding prolyl oligopeptidase family serine peptidase, producing MKYTRIFSLVLLIAMSACSDETTPASDQGFVTGKNRFTTMVDGDEREYYVHVPTGYDGSSARPVVFMLHGTSGDGEKFYNISGWKEVGEKENILTVFPSSWRHCITDEDGRSTTTKWNIYPGSFEYCAGEIPRDDVKFLRQIISELKAKFTVDEKRIYVAGFSNGGQMAFRCAVEMGDVFAAAVENAGSSPNGGSFTPRRTDMPVVFQFGNEDDRFFHAPVPLSSFEAGFAIPYFQNVIQVHTSTFHCSTAYTITGDTNTAMIATFPASDVMKTHSFNIVMVNGLAHAYPNGTNHWMKGAERHWEWMKKHTLP from the coding sequence ATGAAATACACTCGCATTTTTTCTCTTGTATTGCTCATCGCCATGAGCGCATGTTCGGACGAGACAACCCCTGCGTCGGACCAGGGATTCGTCACCGGCAAGAATCGCTTCACCACGATGGTGGACGGCGATGAACGCGAGTACTACGTCCACGTTCCGACGGGATACGACGGGAGCAGTGCACGACCGGTGGTGTTTATGCTGCACGGCACCAGCGGAGACGGCGAGAAATTCTACAATATTTCCGGATGGAAAGAAGTAGGGGAGAAGGAGAACATTCTGACGGTTTTCCCTTCGTCATGGCGACACTGTATCACCGATGAGGACGGAAGATCCACCACCACGAAGTGGAATATTTACCCCGGGTCCTTCGAGTACTGCGCCGGGGAGATCCCCAGGGATGACGTCAAGTTTCTGCGGCAGATCATCTCCGAGCTCAAGGCCAAATTTACGGTGGACGAAAAACGAATCTATGTCGCCGGTTTTTCCAATGGCGGTCAGATGGCCTTCCGCTGCGCGGTGGAAATGGGCGACGTATTCGCGGCCGCGGTGGAAAATGCCGGTTCCTCGCCGAATGGCGGCAGCTTTACCCCCAGGCGCACCGATATGCCAGTGGTGTTTCAGTTCGGCAATGAGGACGACAGATTTTTCCACGCTCCGGTACCGCTGTCCTCCTTCGAAGCCGGGTTCGCGATTCCGTATTTCCAGAATGTTATTCAGGTGCACACAAGCACCTTTCATTGCTCGACTGCGTACACGATCACCGGTGACACCAACACCGCGATGATTGCGACTTTTCCGGCGAGCGACGTCATGAAGACACACAGCTTCAACATCGTTATGGTAAATGGGCTTGCTCATGCTTATCCCAATGGCACGAACCACTGGATGAAAGGTGCGGAGCGGCACTGGGAATGGATGAAGAAACATACGTTGCCGTAG